CTGCTGTTTTGGCATATCTAATCTAAGAGTCTCCAGGTCACTATCCTTTACAATGTTCTCATTGCTTGAATTACTACATGAAATTTTAGTGTCACAGGCAACACCTAATGACAATGgaacatttccattttctttagaaaTCCTTTGAACTGAAGGAGTGTCAAGTTCAGTGTTACTGGACTGTACGTTTGATAACGACAGCAAATTGCTCCCAttgtctgaaatattttctggagGGTAAGATTCATCTTCAATACTCCGTACAATTAAGGACTTATCATCACTCAAAGTAGGAATCTGAATTTTCTCACCAACTTGAGGTGGATGACTAGAGAATGTGAGAGCTTTCTGGTTTGAATTTTCTGTTGACTTGTGTGAATGAAAAAGGGACAGATTTCCTGAAACTTCTTGTGGCATACTTAAAGGAACGCCTGACTGACAACGTGTATCAGATTGTCCAACCAACATTTTATGAGGATCTTGTGATAATTCAGTTGTGTGATGTTCCTCCTGAAAGAGACTGCTTGATGGATGGTTGAATGACTGAGCTGCCCCTTGATCTGAATCTATAAACTCACACTGTGGAATCCGTACAATTCGAGATGATGGATGACATGAAAAAGAGGATAAAGGAGTTATGCCTGGTTGTTTATTATTCTGTGAAGAAAGTTGTAAATTACTCTCATCCACAGCTTTATTTTCAGAAGAATGTGAAGAATTTACAGTATCATGCAACTGCTTATTCAAGAGATGTATATCTTTGAGTAGTGATATCATGGTGGCACCTTCTTGCTTATTACTTATTGAGGGTGACTGCTGCACTACATTGTCCAGTAGGTCAGTCTGAGAAGATGAAATTCTACTGGAATCTTTCTGCTGATTATTTTGGGAGAGTTGGAATGACTGACCAACATTCTCAGTCTGTTCGCACTGTGAATTTGATGAGAGACCTACATTTATTAGTAAAGACTTACTTACATTTGCACAATTACCTTCGGAAGGAAGTGAAGGTGCATTTGCACCCACTTCATTATTTTGAATACATGGTAAGGTATGACCTACATCATTTCTTGCATCATTTTTGAGAAAAGGCAATTTCTGACTTAAATCCTTTTGTTCACCATTCTGTTGAGGTACTGTTGGCTGACCTACATCTGGTTGATGACTCTGAAGTGGGGATGGCTGACTGTTACTTTCAGCTTCATTGCTTTGGGGAGGACACTCAGGTGAAGATGACTGGCTCATACATTTAGATTCATCACTCTGGGGATGAAGGGATGGATCACCTTCATCTACCTGATGACTGTGAAGAGGTGATGACTCACTGGTACTATCAGGTTCATCATTCTTGGTGGAGAGTGATGGCTGACAACTCTGAGGTGGCAGTGACTGACTAACACTTTTAGATTCATCTTTTTGGGAAATAAGTGATAGCTGACCTCCATCTAGCTGACAACTTTGGGGTGGAAATGACTGACTGACACTTTCAGGTTCATCACTTTGGGGAAGAAGTGATGGCCGACCTCCAACTAGCTGATCACTCTGAAGTGGCGATGGCTGACTGATACTTTTAGATTCATCAACCTGGAAAGGAAGTGATAGCTGATCTCCATCTGATTGACAACTCTGAGGTGGAAATGACTGAGTGACACTTTTAGGTTCATCATTCTGTAGAGATGGTGATGACTCACTGTCACCTGGTTGACATCTCTGAGGTTGTAATACCTGACCGATATTTTCTGGTTCATCACTTTGAGGAGGAGGGGATAGTTGGCCTCCAAGTAGTTGACAACTCTGAGGTAGAGATGAAAGACAAATACTTTCGGGTTCATCACTCTGGGAAGGATGTGGTAGCTGACCTCCATCTGGTTGATGACCCTTATGTGTTGATGATTCACTTATGCTTTTATGTTGATCACTTTGGGGGAGGGTTGATGCTTGACCTTCATCTGTCTGACAACTCTGGGGTGATGACTGACTAACAGTTTTATGTCCATCACTCTGGACAGGAGGTAATTGTTGGCATCCATCTGTATGACGACTTTGCAGAGATGGTGATGACTTTCTAATCTCTTCCATTTCATCACTTGGGGGAGAAAGTGATGGTTGACTTCCATCTGGTTGATGGTCTTGCAGAGATAGGGATGACTGACTGACCTCTTTACATTCATTAATTTGAGTAAGTGATGCTTGACTTCCATCTGGTTTTTGACTCTGGGGAGGTGACGACTGATTGATTTCTTTAGTATCATTACTCTGAGACGGAAGCAAGGGTTGACCCCCATCTAACGGATAAATTTGAGAGGAGGGTAATGACCGATTCTTATCTTCAAGTTCACTGCATTGGGAAATAAGCACAGACTGACTTGCAACTAAAGTTTCATTCATTTGGGAAACCACAGGTGATTGGCCATTAATTTTTGTCTCAACTTCTATGTGATTACTTGAGGAGAGAAGGGACAAATGGCTGGAAGATCTTGGCTGATGAATTTTGGAGGAGTGTGATGAAGGATTTGTGTCTGGTACTTGACTACTGATGAGAGAAACTGTCAGTGGACTACCATTTTCCAGTTTGTTACTTTGACATGATAATGTTGGTTGACTCACGTCATTTGGCTCATCCATTAATGAAGGAAGTGATGCATGCACTACAAATTGTGCACCACTACTTGGAGGTGGTAAATGATCTTCACCTGGTTGACTATGTATGGATGAAAGTACAGACTGATTAAGTGGAGAGGGCAGTGAGGTCTTGTCTACTTCTTTTGGATTAGAGGTGTCAAAAGGAAGTAATGAACTGTTTATATCTAACGCCTGAGCACTATGGCGAGGAAGAGATGATTGAATCCCATCTTTCTGCTGATTAATCTGAGAACATAATGACTCTGGTACAACTGACAACTGACAAACACTTGGTTGATATCTTTTGAGGAGAGGTGACTGATTTCCAGTTTGTGATGACTGAATTACCTCCTTTGATTGGTTACCTTGTTTAGAATGTGGTAACAGATTTAATCCTTTTGGAATGTCACAGGGTGAACAAACTAATGGTTCTGGGGAAGGATTCTGGCCTTCTGATGACTGGGCATTTTGAGAATGAACTACAGGCTGTGCCACCTTTCGAGGAAGACTACACATAGGAGTTGGTACCATTATGTCTTTGGACGTCAAGTGAATTTCATCTTTGGTTAACCTGCTGGGAGTGGAATGAGCTGGTGGCACCTCATTCACACAAAAATTGCTCTGGGAAGGACAAGAAGATTGAATAGCAGTTTTACAATGAATGTTTTGGGAAGGACATGAAACAACATGATTACCATGTGATGAGTTATGTACAGAAAAGGATGGGTGAATAACGTCACTTGATAGATTACCAGGGGAAAAATATGGAAACTGTCCTACATCTTCAGGAAGAGTAGTAGAAGGGGCATGAAAGGACTGAACAGTAACTTCTGGATTACTACTAAAAGAAACTGACTGAGATTTACTCTCTGGTGGATCAAGTGAAGAGATAGAAGGTAAGTGAGATTTACCTTTATG
The genomic region above belongs to Macrobrachium rosenbergii isolate ZJJX-2024 chromosome 18, ASM4041242v1, whole genome shotgun sequence and contains:
- the LOC136848091 gene encoding serine-rich adhesin for platelets-like, translating into MFGWAKKLSAIFPSRDCDQDPLTKAEVEQEKQADLEVNQNPVKEGELSIPEPEIAHEKRTPSHLRKLPQFLGISYDGITPDIKIRSRSKSPRPSIASNQAERVVTNSPENISLNNSCQSSGIPGAYPQEESSSVRTQWYVHLNNESREESNLSAEQHVAPDHHDSSDRHSTPERYYTPSSSRPTSIKSSNTELSDGTAKPSISEKVFGEVLKGFDKLGDIRSLVFSRDTRDLNTKENSKERHIVDGNKSVVNSSSSGVGSSNRSWTKQEDGDVMKAQIAPSTQNGEDTGNIKINNSTISQSGSSPKNDPFNSNSESYLLGQPTVTQTANHRVSRTKDENITSKLTPRTSSSTAITKPKTLDTALLTKELPAGEQHIQSPTAHKATEKSPLHQAKDLLTGDGSTLLSPSLVQRIAKEGSGQPRIEESLSLLEIQHPHSDSFEDALLSFEKVVEVFPCSSDSSHKGKSHLPSISSLDPPESKSQSVSFSSNPEVTVQSFHAPSTTLPEDVGQFPYFSPGNLSSDVIHPSFSVHNSSHGNHVVSCPSQNIHCKTAIQSSCPSQSNFCVNEVPPAHSTPSRLTKDEIHLTSKDIMVPTPMCSLPRKVAQPVVHSQNAQSSEGQNPSPEPLVCSPCDIPKGLNLLPHSKQGNQSKEVIQSSQTGNQSPLLKRYQPSVCQLSVVPESLCSQINQQKDGIQSSLPRHSAQALDINSSLLPFDTSNPKEVDKTSLPSPLNQSVLSSIHSQPGEDHLPPPSSGAQFVVHASLPSLMDEPNDVSQPTLSCQSNKLENGSPLTVSLISSQVPDTNPSSHSSKIHQPRSSSHLSLLSSSNHIEVETKINGQSPVVSQMNETLVASQSVLISQCSELEDKNRSLPSSQIYPLDGGQPLLPSQSNDTKEINQSSPPQSQKPDGSQASLTQINECKEVSQSSLSLQDHQPDGSQPSLSPPSDEMEEIRKSSPSLQSRHTDGCQQLPPVQSDGHKTVSQSSPQSCQTDEGQASTLPQSDQHKSISESSTHKGHQPDGGQLPHPSQSDEPESICLSSLPQSCQLLGGQLSPPPQSDEPENIGQVLQPQRCQPGDSESSPSLQNDEPKSVTQSFPPQSCQSDGDQLSLPFQVDESKSISQPSPLQSDQLVGGRPSLLPQSDEPESVSQSFPPQSCQLDGGQLSLISQKDESKSVSQSLPPQSCQPSLSTKNDEPDSTSESSPLHSHQVDEGDPSLHPQSDESKCMSQSSSPECPPQSNEAESNSQPSPLQSHQPDVGQPTVPQQNGEQKDLSQKLPFLKNDARNDVGHTLPCIQNNEVGANAPSLPSEGNCANVSKSLLINVGLSSNSQCEQTENVGQSFQLSQNNQQKDSSRISSSQTDLLDNVVQQSPSISNKQEGATMISLLKDIHLLNKQLHDTVNSSHSSENKAVDESNLQLSSQNNKQPGITPLSSFSCHPSSRIVRIPQCEFIDSDQGAAQSFNHPSSSLFQEEHHTTELSQDPHKMLVGQSDTRCQSGVPLSMPQEVSGNLSLFHSHKSTENSNQKALTFSSHPPQVGEKIQIPTLSDDKSLIVRSIEDESYPPENISDNGSNLLSLSNVQSSNTELDTPSVQRISKENGNVPLSLGVACDTKISCSNSSNENIVKDSDLETLRLDMPKQQVLIAPPSAGKMQVNEGDFINQNSLAKADTCELGKMNDGSFSEHVLQSENNLEISRASSEKNKMNDRESFDKNTCGTLKKVIDSRNVEEKESQNNGRVTQKETCQKMNLVVEDDIANGGMLPPVVPRRLSHGNVPGLTRKVKSQSSLVTESCDSHLPSSGKNFPPSARKRMEKYQSASVTRLNEIDKMENISVVSLTENSKIPSTEESISPPASLLVPRQKRKCHMIPVAQPLQMQSLPSGPAKVITESTSAELDSKTPSRKAPPRPPAPVNYNVPLVLASRDASVSVPDKSYDRTRCPAETRACQKTSQKPPPAPKAPMKVSLNPFDSEEEEEPEPVLEVKSSLNPFDSEEDEEPALMSKMVKVEASSKKPKKEISLNPFDSEDDDEGKEQEPCLQTVPHTKIPLPPIGYNPFDEDDDEEEENNGKYPSSHCNRNTLGQKSNTLVSSAYQKRNETSSCSRKPTKPASLNPFDEEDEEEESNVMTAPFLRISSSQEHQSLPRNSVTFQEASRDSLPNSEIFIKRKKKRHAPLPPGYGSTDGVPQRQLMYPRVGSSSSLNETFWRQDTRAFGSTLSLFSSKRKPPPRPPLPKWK